One Solanum lycopersicum chromosome 2, SLM_r2.1 genomic region harbors:
- the LOC101257632 gene encoding pentatricopeptide repeat-containing protein At5g66631 yields the protein MYLNRFHKINSTFYYVSLHIRRFLVTQNVNKVALYFHRARLIDSIRLALRSNSSDNLVTYLENPSLDSFVVTKALQSAPSPESALHLIECLKKIPHFSHTHNTLYALAKILAKARETAKLQALINAINSGKFINAARVSYMDQMRWYAISREFNDVVRVWDEWRTTLQKHPCTESYNIVMGLYVQVGKDSDAVRLFRRMIEEGALPNCRTYTIMIEHLVKTRNLDSAIELFHMLPHVRIKRTLKQYSVLVEAFTIANQLDVVKVLLDQMRSDGILPVRAMLWSLQQMQSAGYDAETNELLRDMLPDGRIKMIGYSKDSSEDDSDDEDEEIDGNNTNAVDQPHLKPWLDPASLANALQNWGAEEVTALEDANLVWTTRLVCKMIRSFKSAETAWQFFYWVSCQPGFIHDIYTISRMITKLARQGCVDLVDQLLSKVEREGIRLSFSTIRLIIDFYGVSRYGDPALRVFKSIKTICGPVSKSSQLLLYSSLLRTLIKCKMNSDALDILDEMSLLGIVPDSQTYSGLMNHFALHGDIKTVQRLFGMARQSGIEPDAYMYKVLIHAYCKCERAALALRVFEDMGNSGLLPDAHTKQLLVKSLWKEGKLLEAASVEERTEEISDALPLASPGHMFTVSSTDLSRICNIYSNSFQSTCS from the coding sequence ATGTACTTAAATCGATTTCACAAGATAAACAGCACATTTTATTATGTATCTCTGCATATTCGCCGTTTCTTGGTAACCCAAAATGTGAACAAGGTAGCTTTGTACTTCCACAGAGCGAGGCTTATCGATTCAATAAGACTCGCTCTTCGATCTAATTCTTCAGATAATCTTGTCACCTATCTCGAGAATCCTTCTTTGGACTCTTTTGTAGTCACTAAGGCACTTCAATCAGCTCCTTCTCCTGAATCAGCTCTCCATTTGATTGAATGTCTTAAAAAGATTCCACATTTCTCGCATACCCATAACACCCTTTATGCGTTAGCCAAGATTCTTGCTAAGGCGCGGGAGACTGCTAAACTCCAAGCACTTATCAATGCCATTAACTCGGGAAAGTTCATCAATGCGGCACGTGTTAGTTACATGGATCAGATGCGATGGTATGCCATTAGTAGAGAGTTTAACGATGTTGTCCGTGTGTGGGACGAGTGGAGGACAACCCTTCAAAAGCATCCATGTACTGAGTCTTACAACATTGTAATGGGATTATACGTTCAGGTGGGTAAGGATAGTGATGCTGTGAGGTTATTCCGTAGGATGATTGAAGAAGGGGCACTTCCTAATTGTAGGACATACACTATTATGATTGAGCATCTTGTTAAAACTAGGAACTTGGATTCAGCCATTGAGCTTTTCCATATGTTGCCTCATGTTAGGATCAAACGTACATTAAAGCAGTATTCTGTACTAGTGGAAGCATTTACTATTGCCAATCAGCTAGATGTTGTCAAAGTCTTGCTTGATCAGATGAGGAGTGATGGAATATTGCCTGTACGAGCTATGCTTTGGTCACTGCAGCAGATGCAGAGTGCTGGTTATGATGCTGAGACGAATGAATTGCTAAGGGACATGTTACCGGATGGGAGGATTAAGATGATTGGTTACTCTAAGGACAGTAGTGAAGACGACAGTGATGACGAAGATGAAGAGATTGATGGTAACAATACTAATGCTGTGGATCAACCTCACCTGAAACCATGGTTGGATCCAGCTTCTTTAGCTAATGCTTTGCAGAACTGGGGTGCTGAGGAGGTGACAGCACTGGAGGATGCAAATTTAGTTTGGACGACTAGGTTGGTGTGCAAGATGATCAGGAGCTTCAAGTCAGCAGAAACAGCTTGGCAGTTCTTCTACTGGGTTTCTTGTCAGCCAGGATTCATTCATGATATATACACAATTTCAAGAATGATAACCAAATTAGCTCGCCAAGGATGTGTCGACTTGGTTGATCAACTTTTGTCTAAGGTTGAAAGAGAGGGCATTCGATTGTCATTCAGCACGATAcggttaattattgatttttatgggGTTTCTCGTTATGGTGACCCCGCCCTTAGGGTTTTCAAAAGCATTAAAACGATCTGTGGTCCAGTATCTAAAAGCAGTCAGTTGCTTCTGTACTCATCTCTGCTTAGGACATTgataaaatgtaaaatgaatTCGGACGCCTTAGATATTCTTGATGAAATGAGTTTACTAGGAATTGTTCCAGATTCACAAACATATTCTGGACTAATGAACCATTTTGCTCTTCATGGAGATATAAAAACTGTACAGAGGCTTTTTGGGATGGCCAGGCAGAGCGGTATAGAGCCTGATGCTTATATGTATAAAGTTCTCATACATGCTTATTGCAAATGTGAAAGAGCTGCTCTTGCACTCAGGGTTTTTGAAGACATGGGGAACTCTGGGTTGTTGCCTGATGCTCATACCAAACAATTGCTTGTCAAGAGTCTCTGGAAAGAAGGCAAGCTCCTAGAAGCTGCTTCTGTAGAAGAGAGAACTGAGGAAATAAGTGATGCTCTTCCCCTTGCTTCACCTGGACATATGTTTACAGTGAGCTCTACTGATCTTTCAAGAATCTGTAACATTTATTCCAATAGTTTCCAGTCAACTTGTAGTTGA